From the Cucumis sativus cultivar 9930 chromosome 5, Cucumber_9930_V3, whole genome shotgun sequence genome, the window GGTATATTTTCAAGAACTTTGGCTCCGCCTTCCCAATCCACTTCCTCTGTTCACCACGAGCCCTACgatccttttgtttttcttcagaATCATTTACGGAGCATCTTCGAAAGTGGTGCCGATGTTGTCTTTGAAATTCCTCGCCATTCTTCCCACTCTGGTGTTCCAATGCCTCAAAATGTGGGCGATTACTTCATTGGACCAGGCCTCGAGCAGCTTATTCAGTTGCTGGCTGAAAATGATCCCAACCGATATGGAACTCCGCCGGCTTCGAAATCGGCAATTGAGAAGCTTTCGACTATCACTGTTACTGAGGACCTTCTGAATTCGGAAATGAATCAGTGTGCCGTTTGCATAGATGATTTTGGAAAAGGTATTGTGGTTAAGCAAATGCCATGCAAGCATGTATTTCATGATTATTGTCTATTGCCTTGGCTTGAATTGCATAATTCATGCCCTATTTGCCGGTTCGAGTTGCCTACGGATGATTCTGATTACGAGAATCGAACACGTGGAAACCGGATGCAGGGGAATGAATCTTCCGGGGAAGAATCAGGGTCAGGAAGCAGTGGGAGCAGCATGAGGCGTGTTGAGAGGAGGTTTAGAGTGCCGCTGTGGTGGCCGTTTGGTAGCCGGAATGATGGGAGTGACAGTGAATGAGAGGATAGGCCTCAGGACAAACAAATACTGAATATGGTCTGGTAACTTTCATTCTCgtctattgtttctttttgttttagctTTTGCAAACTGCTTGCCATGCTGTTTTGCCCCCATGTCTTAGATTACTTTCATTGCATACATATGATTATTGAATATGATGCTGAGAGTCCCACACCCACATTGGAAAAACTAAGGAGATTCACACTCCATATCTCCATACTAGATAGATGGGTTATTTGAAATGTCCAAGATAGGTGAACCCAAAGAGACACCATCTTGAGGAGCATGAAACACTGGTAACTTGTTTGTGAAATGGCTAGCCCCTAAAGAAAAGGTAGAAGGACTAAAAGGAAACATAGGGGAAGAGACgggaagaaaatacaataagGATTGAcaattgattcttttttaagtaattgTTCAGACAATAACTTTATTTCATGTAAACTCAGTGAGAACagtttaaacaataaatatataaatatattgagtaatattaaatatatctcTAGTATGTTTCGATCTCCAGCCTACGTAAAGGGATATCTAATGTTTTTGGTTGTTTGACATGGGATCTTCAATCCTCCAGGGGGAATGGCGAAATAAATGGTTTGTTGTGTTcagtttattaatttgtagAAAATGGAAACCTAGTATTATGGTTAGGATGATGGTGCGGCTGTCATTGGTACTAATGGGATTAAATAGTTGATGATCCTGTGGACATCCATCGGTAGTAAGAGGAAGAGCTTGCAATCTCTACAGCCACCTCTCTTTTTTATAGGCAACATGAAATTTCGTTGATGATACTCTGAAGAATCAATGGGACGAAGGATCTTCTGAAGATGATTGtaacaaatttcttctttggagtattttttaaaagcttCCTTCTTGATGttataaacacaaaaaattgttatagtTATAGTCTTTTGATGATTATAATGACTTGAAGGGCATTCTTTTGTTTGTCCTATAAATAAGAAACTTGACTGTATTGAAGGGGAAAAGAAGACAATACCACTTAAAATGACATCCCTCTCCCAAAGAATGCTAACTGCCGAAAATTCTTCCAATTGTCGAGAATCAACAATATTGGATAGCGACCAGAGAATCTGTAGCTTCTCTTGAAGGGGCTTTTCTCTACTGTCggattttttattgtttcataccaataaaacaaaagaaagttagGGAAGGAAAAACTGTCCATTCATACAAAACAGGGGGGGTGGGGGGGCTAGGGTGAGGATCTATCACTAAAGGACCCTTTAGAATCTGATTTAAATGCCCTCTTCCAGATCAAGGAagttgtaaattttgaaaagcaGGTCCCTAGAATTCCCTCTCAATCATAGCACTATGAAGTTCTAGAGCATTTGAAGTCTTTTGTTGAAGAATGTGAAATAACTTTGGGTTGAGTTCTTGGAAGTAGATTTGTTCTCTGCTTCATCAATCAATTATCTCTGAATTTTGAATAGTGGATCACGAGGTTTTTGATGGATACTTCAATAGTTTTGCCATCTACAGCTTCTTGGTCAACCTAATACAGATTTAGTCAttctttcaagttttaaaGGTACTTTAGGAGCCACGTTGAACCAAGGTTCTTGTTCGGCCCAGCTCCTCTTTATTTCAGAAGTTGTTTTTGGCAGTTCGGAGCTCTGGTTGTTTGTTTCATCATTTCTTGGCAGGCACGAGAACGGTTTCCTCTTGAAAaggaatttaaagttattttgcaGTTTGTTGGGTTGAAAGTTGTTAGCAAGTCTTCTCGGGCTCAAGATTGTTTCTTGCCTTTCCTTTGTGTTTCCTCTCCATTCCTCTTGAAGATATTACTGTGCAGGTCTTCCCTTTTCTTGGTTTTTCCTCTCCATTCATCTTGAAGCTATTGCTGTGCTAGTTTTCCGCTGAATTTGGGTTTCTTACTGAAAAACACTATTTTGTTCAAGTGCATAAgctatatatgatttttttttacttagatatgaagaaaacattttctcaatAGCTTTACGAGTAGCATGTGGCTTTAAAAATACACGTACCttttaaatagattttgtGTCTATTTCGAGTTTCTATGATATATCTATCCAAGTTTTCTTCTAGAAGTTGCTGGCGACTGAGCAGATCTGCAAGAATGAAGGAGGCCTTTCTCTGTCCATGTTTGGTATTCCTGACTACAATTTCTTAACATTTATAGGGTGTAAGAAGGTTGATTTGGGTCAATTCCATAGAACCTTAGTTATTTACCTATACTTGGGGAGTGGAAGAGGTGAATGTAAATGTGGAATGCTGTGTAGGGACATGCAACAGTTATGGTGTGGGATTTAGCAAATAAGTGAGGAGTTTTATCTATGTATATGCTGGCCGTGTAGCGAGGCATTTTTCTGGTTAGGATATGATCAGGGTCTGCAAATCATTGCTAGACGAGACCCAAAAGCTAAGTCTTAGTTGGGGTAAAGCTAAGCTGATGAGTTatgataaacttaattttatcaatgctTTTAACTCATTCCTCGATTTGTGGATGCGAAAATTTGTAGAACGTTAATTGGCCAACAAGAGTACATCAATATAAACTAGATGAGGAATGGTGTTTAGGcctcaaacaaaattaaatagatgGATTGcgttaaatttaattatatcaacatttatcaaattctcctATGATCTTGTAATTCTCTGGCACAGATAAGAATTGTTGTATGTCAGATTGTTTCCTATCAAACTTTCCTTTGTCATCAATATCACATTTTTAGATCTGCTCTAgatgaaacaaacaaagagGATACTTCAAACtaactaaaatgaaatgatatgaTCAGTTTATGGAGTTAttggatttttatttatcttattcCTTACGTTTTAGTTTCAACTTGCACTCACACCCAATCATGCAtgaaatttagattatatttatcttattacagattttgagttgaatagtttatattttaatacgACTCTATAATGattgaaatttagattttctttAGGTAATCTCTATACCTCGGTCCTCGATTGAGATGTACATTAGGCTTTTGAAAAGCATCTTttaatcttcatcttcttaaTTTTGCTTTGTACTGTTGTCAACAATCATGCATGGCTTTAAGTTTATTGTGTGGAGATTATACATAAATGATATGAACACTCAGCTCGGTAGCCATGATTGGCATTGTAATGCAATATGAAGGGCCAAGGTAAATCCTTACCATagcttaaattttgtttttcaggCAAACGGAGCACTGTTTTGACCTTAAGGTTGTCTCAcatttttagaagaaatttCTGCTGTAATACCTTTGCAAAGTCGGTGTCTTTTGGTAGCCTTTCGTTTGTTagttattcattttttttcctttcacattagaattttgtttcacATGCCAACATCAATTATGTACAGATGTGTTCATTTTGAGTgtcatttcttctttcaatgTAGAATGTAATACATTCCAAATCATCTCTTGTTCATAGCTGCTAGGAAAGgctgcttcttcttttcaaatttgtgtCTATTGGTGGTTATTAGGGAGTATGCAAATTTTCGTATGTAGTAGCGTggtttaaatttgtatataaacAAAGCATATTTGTTAAATATCTCTTTAGGATGGAGGGTGAAATGTATGTAAATAACATCTATCTCgaataccaaatttaaaaagggTTGTTAGTtagcattattattattcttatcgGTTTTTAAGTAGTTAGTTCATAGTCGAGTTGCTTAATATATCCATTAAAAAACCCTGAACTTATACTCTCTAGAATCAATTTTGGTATAAAAGAGTGGCTTTGAGCAATGGGCtgagaaaatttataagttgtCCTACTACAAAATGATGaacattttgagtttttgCTGATTTCCTCTTCTTTGACCAACTATGCAAAAGCGTTGGTACCAGGCTTTGAAGTATGGCATTAGCACTTGAATACTTTTAATCATATCACTTCCAATAAGTATAGTGTTTGattatgtttttctaaacCTGATTTTATATACAAGTTTGTTTAGtgataaatactaaaaatatttttattgatttcagAGTTGGTGGTTGGAGGATAGTGATAAGTGGGAGGATTAATATGCTAGATTGGTagtatgtgttt encodes:
- the LOC101214831 gene encoding E3 ubiquitin-protein ligase RING1-like — encoded protein: MSSAVDKPFFCHQCDRAVTVSVSISSDPLCPLCHEGFLEEYDNSNSNLNFDPTSFFLPQPFRRFNPLVFSSSTVVDLQNPGIFSRTLAPPSQSTSSVHHEPYDPFVFLQNHLRSIFESGADVVFEIPRHSSHSGVPMPQNVGDYFIGPGLEQLIQLLAENDPNRYGTPPASKSAIEKLSTITVTEDLLNSEMNQCAVCIDDFGKGIVVKQMPCKHVFHDYCLLPWLELHNSCPICRFELPTDDSDYENRTRGNRMQGNESSGEESGSGSSGSSMRRVERRFRVPLWWPFGSRNDGSDSE